A genomic window from Nicotiana sylvestris chromosome 11, ASM39365v2, whole genome shotgun sequence includes:
- the LOC138881782 gene encoding uncharacterized protein: MLQGGAKEVSIGEDGVLRLQGRLYVPNVDGLRENILEKAHNLRYSIHPGATKMYCDLRQHYWWRRMKIDIMEYVARCLNCQQVKLTMSAHFIPVATTYTLERYAEIYIREIVRLHDLSVSIISDRGP; this comes from the exons ATGCTTCAgggaggtgccaaggaggtttctataggagaggatggtgttttgcgactccagggtcgtctatatgttcctaatgttgatggtctgagggagaaTATTCTAGAGAAGGCACACAAtttgcggtattctattcatccaggagctacgaagatgtattgtgacttgaggcagcattattggtggcggaggatgaagataGACATAATGGAGTATGtagctaggtgtttgaattgtcagcaggtcaa gttgACCATGTCGGCCCACTTTATTCCGGTGGCGACTACTTATACATTAGAGAGGTATGCTGAGatctacattcgggagatagtccgaTTGCACGATCTgtctgtttccatcatatcagatagaggcccttag